From the Streptomyces nigrescens genome, one window contains:
- the nuoN gene encoding NADH-quinone oxidoreductase subunit NuoN, with protein MSSVASVHSLWTVAADTPGKIPAPHIEYAQLSPTLIVLGAAVIGIVIEAFVPRRHCYSSQLLLALVALAAAFAAVIGLAAGGFGSSKAHIAAMGALAVDGPALFLQGTILLVSLVAVFTFAERRLDPAAHGHHVDSFAPQPAAVPGGAAEQAAVKAGFTTTEVFPIALFAVGGMLVFPAANDLLTLFIALEVFSLPLYILCALARRQRLLSQEAAVKYFLLGAFSSAFLLFGVALLYGYAGTVTYAGIAEVISDGAKQIDPALAGAMGNDALLLIGAALVLMGLLFKVGAVPFHMWTPDVYQGAPTPVTGFMAAATKVAAFGALLRLLYVVLPGMRWDWQPVMWGVAIITMLGGAIVAITQTDIKRLLAYSSIAHAGFILAGVIATSEEGISSVLFYLGAYSFVTLGAFAVVTLVRDAGGEATQLSKWAGLGRRSPLVAAVFAVFLLAFAGIPLTSGFAGKFAVFKAAAQSGAGWLVVVGVLSSAIAAFFYIRVIVLMFFNEPKADGPTVAVPSPLTTTAIAIGVAVTLVLGLAPQYFLDLAGQAGVFVR; from the coding sequence GTGAGTTCCGTGGCAAGTGTCCACAGCCTGTGGACAGTGGCGGCCGACACGCCGGGCAAGATCCCGGCGCCGCACATCGAGTACGCCCAGCTGTCGCCGACGCTGATCGTCCTGGGCGCGGCCGTGATCGGCATCGTCATCGAGGCGTTCGTACCGCGCCGGCACTGCTACTCCTCCCAGCTGCTGCTGGCCCTGGTGGCGCTGGCGGCCGCGTTCGCCGCGGTGATCGGTCTGGCGGCCGGCGGCTTCGGCTCGTCCAAGGCGCATATCGCCGCCATGGGCGCCCTCGCCGTCGACGGGCCCGCACTGTTCCTGCAGGGCACGATCCTGCTGGTGTCCCTGGTCGCCGTCTTCACCTTCGCCGAGCGCCGGCTCGACCCGGCGGCGCACGGTCACCACGTGGACTCCTTCGCCCCGCAGCCCGCGGCCGTCCCCGGCGGCGCAGCCGAACAGGCCGCGGTCAAGGCCGGGTTCACCACCACCGAGGTCTTCCCGATCGCGCTCTTCGCGGTCGGCGGCATGCTGGTCTTCCCGGCGGCCAATGACCTGCTGACCCTCTTCATCGCGCTGGAGGTCTTCTCCCTCCCGCTCTACATCCTGTGTGCGCTGGCCCGCCGCCAGCGGCTGCTGTCGCAGGAGGCCGCGGTGAAGTACTTCCTCCTGGGCGCCTTCTCGTCCGCCTTCCTGCTGTTCGGCGTGGCCCTGCTGTACGGCTACGCGGGCACGGTCACCTACGCCGGGATCGCCGAGGTGATCTCGGACGGGGCCAAGCAGATCGATCCGGCGCTGGCCGGCGCGATGGGCAATGACGCCCTGCTGCTGATCGGTGCGGCGCTGGTGCTGATGGGGCTGCTGTTCAAGGTCGGCGCGGTCCCGTTCCACATGTGGACCCCGGACGTCTACCAGGGCGCCCCGACCCCGGTCACCGGCTTCATGGCGGCCGCCACCAAGGTCGCGGCGTTCGGTGCGCTGCTGCGCCTGCTGTATGTCGTCCTGCCGGGGATGCGCTGGGACTGGCAGCCGGTGATGTGGGGCGTCGCGATCATCACGATGCTGGGCGGGGCGATCGTCGCCATCACCCAGACCGACATCAAGCGGCTGCTGGCCTACTCCTCCATCGCGCACGCCGGCTTCATCCTCGCCGGTGTCATCGCCACCAGCGAGGAGGGCATCTCCTCGGTGCTCTTCTACCTCGGCGCCTACTCCTTCGTGACCCTCGGCGCCTTCGCCGTCGTCACCCTGGTGCGGGACGCCGGCGGCGAGGCCACCCAGCTGTCCAAGTGGGCGGGGCTCGGCCGGCGTTCGCCGCTGGTGGCCGCGGTCTTCGCGGTCTTCCTGCTGGCCTTCGCGGGCATCCCGCTGACCTCCGGGTTCGCCGGGAAGTTCGCGGTCTTCAAGGCGGCGGCGCAGAGCGGCGCGGGCTGGCTGGTGGTGGTCGGTGTGCTCTCGTCGGCCATCGCCGCGTTCTTCTACATCCGCGTCATCGTGCTGATGTTCTTCAACGAGCCCAAGGCGGACGGCCCGACCGTCGCGGTGCCCAGCCCGCTGACGACCACGGCCATCGCCATCGGTGTCGCGGTCACCCTGGTGCTCGGTCTGGCGCCGCAGTACTTCCTCGATCTGGCCGGTCAGGCCGGGGTCTTCGTGCGCTGA
- the nuoI gene encoding NADH-quinone oxidoreductase subunit NuoI, with product MPEFQNPVAGFGVTFKAMFKKRLTEQYPEEKKPTAPRFHGRHQLNRHPDGLEKCIGCELCAWACPADAIYVEGADNTDEERYSPGERYGRVYQINYLRCILCGLCVEACPTRALTMTNEYELADRSRESLIYTKEELLAGLEETMVDSPHAIYPGMTEKDYYKGLVTEAAPGTVRQVAASKGEKADDGPQEKEANA from the coding sequence GTGCCTGAGTTCCAGAACCCCGTGGCCGGCTTCGGCGTGACCTTCAAGGCCATGTTCAAGAAGCGGCTGACCGAGCAGTATCCGGAGGAGAAGAAGCCGACGGCGCCGCGTTTCCACGGCCGGCACCAGCTCAACCGCCATCCGGACGGGCTGGAGAAGTGCATCGGCTGCGAGCTGTGCGCCTGGGCCTGCCCGGCGGACGCGATCTATGTCGAGGGCGCGGACAACACCGACGAGGAGCGCTACTCCCCGGGTGAGCGCTACGGCCGCGTGTACCAGATCAACTATCTGCGCTGCATCCTGTGCGGTCTGTGCGTGGAGGCCTGTCCGACCCGCGCGCTGACCATGACCAATGAGTACGAACTCGCCGACCGGTCCCGCGAATCGCTCATCTACACCAAGGAAGAGCTGCTCGCGGGCCTGGAGGAGACCATGGTCGATTCCCCGCATGCGATCTACCCCGGCATGACGGAGAAGGACTACTACAAGGGCCTGGTGACCGAGGCCGCGCCGGGGACCGTCCGTCAGGTCGCGGCCTCCAAGGGCGAGAAGGCCGACGACGGCCCGCAGGAGAAGGAGGCGAACGCATGA
- a CDS encoding GOLPH3/VPS74 family protein translates to MTGTPLTLPEELLLLALEPERGRFLNHARYLRYGLAGAALADLEEAGRITVGSGDRITVTNPLPLGDPVLDGALAALPGPDKRGRGIKAERWVRRAGRPVQELCVRRLEQRGALRRETRRALGLFPYARFPAGAVDLVGPARERFAAALGAGFPDRRGRLMAALASATDLDRRLLISRGYRPVRREMKRFAREFWMTHAVQRAVRQDKEAASHAASP, encoded by the coding sequence ATGACCGGGACACCGCTCACCCTCCCGGAGGAGCTGCTGCTGCTCGCCCTCGAACCGGAACGCGGCCGGTTCCTGAACCACGCCAGGTACCTGCGGTACGGACTGGCCGGCGCGGCGCTCGCCGATCTGGAGGAGGCCGGGCGGATCACCGTCGGGAGCGGCGACCGGATCACGGTCACCAATCCCCTGCCGCTGGGCGATCCGGTGCTGGACGGCGCGCTGGCGGCGCTGCCCGGCCCGGACAAGCGGGGCCGGGGCATCAAGGCGGAGCGCTGGGTGCGCCGGGCCGGGCGGCCGGTCCAGGAGCTGTGTGTGCGCCGGCTGGAGCAGCGCGGCGCACTGCGCCGGGAGACCCGGCGCGCCCTGGGCCTGTTCCCGTACGCGCGCTTCCCGGCCGGGGCGGTGGATCTCGTCGGCCCGGCCCGGGAGCGCTTCGCCGCAGCGCTCGGCGCCGGGTTCCCGGACCGCCGGGGCCGGCTGATGGCCGCGCTGGCCTCGGCGACGGACCTGGACCGCCGGCTCCTGATCAGCCGCGGCTACCGCCCCGTGCGCCGTGAGATGAAGCGGTTCGCGCGGGAGTTCTGGATGACACATGCGGTGCAGCGCGCGGTCCGCCAGGACAAGGAGGCGGCGTCGCATGCGGCCTCCCCCTGA
- the nuoH gene encoding NADH-quinone oxidoreductase subunit NuoH — translation MQQLDQLAAAGSALAQEDLSMFGRDPWWLVVIKAVFCFAFLMLTVLFSIVWERKVVAWMQLRIGPNRHGPWGMLQSLADGIKLMLKEDLVVKRADKVVYLLAPVVAAIPAFMAIAVIPFGPAGNEISIFGVRTPMQLTDLPIGVLYILATASVGIYGIVLAGWSSGSTYPLLGGLRSCAQMISYEIAMGMSFAAVFLYSGSMSTSTIVESQQNRWYVLLLPVSFIIYIVAMVGETNRAPFDMPESEGDLVGGFNTEYSSIKFAMFMLAEYINMVTVSAVAITLFLGGWKAPWPISTFWEGANHGWWPLLWFTLKVQLLLFFFIWLRGTLPRVRYDQFMKLGWKVLIPVSLVWLMLVATVRALKNEGYNFSQIVLYVAGSAVVLLLISLLVDFFRRAEKEEEPDGDGAFDPMAGGFPVPPLPGQSLPPVPRRRPRRERELIVSGGADTVSDGIGNDGKGGDGA, via the coding sequence ATGCAGCAGCTCGATCAACTCGCTGCCGCCGGCAGCGCGCTGGCCCAGGAAGACCTGTCGATGTTCGGCCGCGACCCGTGGTGGCTGGTCGTCATCAAGGCGGTCTTCTGCTTCGCGTTCCTGATGCTGACGGTGCTGTTCTCGATCGTCTGGGAACGCAAGGTCGTCGCCTGGATGCAGCTGCGCATCGGCCCCAACCGGCACGGGCCCTGGGGGATGCTGCAGTCCCTCGCCGACGGCATCAAGCTGATGCTGAAGGAGGACCTGGTCGTCAAGCGGGCCGACAAGGTGGTCTACCTCCTGGCGCCGGTCGTGGCGGCCATCCCGGCCTTCATGGCGATCGCGGTGATCCCCTTCGGGCCCGCGGGCAACGAGATCTCGATCTTCGGTGTCCGCACCCCGATGCAGCTGACGGACCTGCCGATCGGCGTCCTCTACATCCTGGCCACGGCCTCGGTCGGCATCTACGGCATCGTGCTGGCGGGCTGGTCCTCCGGCTCGACCTATCCGCTGCTCGGCGGACTGCGCTCGTGCGCGCAGATGATCTCGTACGAGATCGCGATGGGGATGTCGTTCGCGGCGGTGTTCCTCTACTCCGGGTCGATGTCGACGTCGACCATCGTGGAGTCGCAGCAGAACAGGTGGTACGTCCTGCTGCTGCCGGTGTCCTTCATCATCTACATCGTCGCGATGGTGGGCGAGACCAACCGCGCGCCGTTCGACATGCCGGAGTCCGAGGGCGACCTCGTCGGCGGCTTCAACACCGAGTACTCGTCCATCAAGTTCGCGATGTTCATGCTCGCCGAGTACATCAACATGGTGACCGTCTCGGCCGTCGCGATCACCCTCTTCCTGGGCGGCTGGAAGGCACCCTGGCCGATCTCCACGTTCTGGGAGGGCGCCAACCACGGCTGGTGGCCGCTGCTCTGGTTCACGCTCAAGGTGCAGCTGCTGCTGTTCTTCTTCATCTGGCTGCGCGGCACCCTTCCCCGGGTGCGCTACGACCAGTTCATGAAGCTGGGCTGGAAGGTCCTCATCCCGGTCTCGCTGGTCTGGCTGATGCTGGTCGCCACCGTCCGGGCGCTGAAGAACGAGGGCTACAACTTCTCCCAGATCGTGCTGTATGTCGCCGGCAGCGCTGTCGTGCTGCTGCTGATCTCCCTCCTCGTGGACTTCTTCCGGCGCGCCGAGAAGGAGGAGGAGCCGGACGGCGACGGGGCCTTCGACCCGATGGCGGGCGGCTTCCCCGTACCGCCGCTGCCCGGGCAGAGCCTGCCGCCCGTGCCACGCCGCAGGCCGCGCCGGGAGCGGGAGCTGATTGTCAGTGGCGGGGCGGACACTGTCAGTGACGGAATCGGAAACGACGGAAAGGGGGGCGACGGTGCCTGA
- a CDS encoding NADH-quinone oxidoreductase subunit M translates to MSFPLLTAVAVVPAVGAIATAALPAAKRTAAKWLALFFSLATFALALVVAFRFDPGAKGPFQLTESHAWISDFGVRYELGVDGIAVALIALTTLLIPFVILAGWHDADPLEEATPNRRWRPTQGFFALILAVEAMVVISFEATDVFLFYIFFEAMLIPMYFLIGGFGDRAGGDGEERSANRRSYAAVKFLLYNLAGGLIMLAAVIGLYAVTADQLGSGTFSLQQIVEARAAGKLDIATGTERLLFLGFFFAFAVKAPLWPLHTWLPGAMGESTAPVAVLITAVVDKVGTFAMLRFCLQLFPEASSWATPAILVLALISVLYGALLAVAQRDIKRLIAYASISHFGFIILGIFAMTTQGQSGATLYMVNHGISTAALMLVAGFLISRRGSRLIADYGGVQKVAPVLAGTFLIGGLATLSLPGLAPFVSEFLVLVGTFSRYPVIGIIATLGIVLAALYVLVLYQRTMTGPVKAEVKSMPDLRVRELVVVAPLIALLLFLGVYPKPLTDLVDPAVGHTLSVVDKKDPKPAVQVDAVPGQGRPGHAVPDQDVEAAK, encoded by the coding sequence ATGTCGTTTCCCCTGCTGACGGCGGTGGCCGTGGTGCCGGCGGTCGGTGCGATCGCCACCGCCGCGCTGCCCGCCGCCAAGCGCACCGCGGCCAAATGGCTCGCGCTGTTCTTCTCGCTGGCCACCTTCGCGCTGGCCCTGGTCGTCGCGTTCCGCTTCGACCCCGGTGCGAAGGGCCCCTTCCAGCTCACCGAATCGCATGCCTGGATCAGTGACTTCGGTGTCCGCTACGAACTCGGCGTGGACGGTATCGCGGTCGCCCTGATCGCGCTGACCACCCTGCTGATCCCCTTTGTCATCCTGGCGGGCTGGCATGACGCCGACCCCCTGGAAGAGGCCACGCCCAACCGGCGCTGGCGGCCCACCCAGGGCTTCTTCGCGCTGATCCTGGCGGTCGAGGCGATGGTGGTCATCTCCTTCGAGGCCACCGATGTCTTCCTCTTCTACATCTTCTTCGAAGCCATGCTGATCCCGATGTACTTCCTCATCGGCGGCTTCGGGGACCGGGCGGGCGGGGACGGCGAGGAGCGGTCCGCGAACCGGCGGTCGTACGCCGCGGTGAAGTTCCTGCTCTACAACCTCGCCGGCGGACTGATCATGCTGGCCGCGGTGATCGGGCTGTACGCCGTCACCGCCGACCAGCTCGGCAGCGGCACCTTCTCGCTCCAGCAGATCGTCGAGGCCCGGGCGGCCGGCAAGCTGGACATCGCCACCGGCACCGAGCGGCTGCTCTTCCTCGGCTTCTTCTTCGCCTTCGCGGTGAAGGCGCCGCTGTGGCCGCTGCACACCTGGCTGCCGGGCGCCATGGGCGAGTCCACCGCGCCGGTCGCGGTGCTGATCACCGCGGTGGTCGACAAGGTCGGCACCTTCGCGATGCTCCGCTTCTGCCTCCAGCTCTTCCCGGAGGCCAGCAGCTGGGCGACGCCCGCCATCCTGGTGCTCGCGCTGATCAGCGTGCTCTACGGCGCGCTGCTGGCGGTCGCCCAGCGGGACATCAAGCGGCTGATCGCCTATGCCTCGATCTCCCACTTCGGCTTCATCATCCTGGGCATCTTCGCGATGACGACCCAGGGCCAGAGCGGCGCGACGCTGTACATGGTCAACCACGGCATCTCGACCGCCGCGCTGATGCTGGTGGCCGGCTTCCTGATCAGCCGCCGCGGCTCGCGGCTGATCGCGGACTACGGCGGTGTGCAGAAGGTCGCCCCGGTCCTCGCCGGTACGTTCCTCATCGGCGGTCTCGCCACCCTGTCGCTGCCCGGCCTGGCACCGTTCGTCAGCGAATTCCTGGTCCTGGTCGGCACGTTCAGCCGCTATCCGGTGATCGGGATCATCGCCACCCTGGGCATCGTCCTCGCCGCGCTGTACGTCCTCGTGCTCTACCAGCGGACGATGACCGGGCCGGTGAAGGCCGAGGTGAAGAGCATGCCCGATCTCCGGGTGCGGGAGCTGGTGGTGGTGGCGCCGCTGATCGCGCTGCTGCTCTTCCTCGGCGTGTATCCGAAGCCGCTCACCGACCTCGTCGATCCGGCGGTCGGCCACACCCTGTCCGTCGTGGACAAGAAGGACCCCAAGCCCGCTGTGCAGGTGGACGCCGTGCCCGGCCAGGGCCGGCCCGGCCATGCCGTGCCTGATCAAGACGTGGAGGCCGCGAAGTGA
- the fahA gene encoding fumarylacetoacetase, whose amino-acid sequence MPEQSPFDLAEGDPFGPHNLPYGVFSTADAPDRRRLGVRYGNQVLDLSALPSALPAAIHPHAELLAAPTLNPLLAAGRPVWQQIRAAVHTAVTDPAHHDEVAPLFHPLDGVTLHLPFEVADYVDFYASEHHATNVGRIFRPNDAALTPNWKHLPIGYHGRAGTVVVTGTPVVRPHGQRKAPADEAPSFGPSVRLDIEAEVGFVVGAPSTLHEPVAQGAFRDHVFGVCLLNDWSARDIQAWEYVPLGPFLGKSFATSVSAWITPLDALDEARTPPPARDFPLLPYLDDADAEPGGIDIRIEVRINGETVSRPPFSAMYWTAAQQLAHMTVNGASLRTGDLFASGTVSGPDPDQLGCLLELTQGKGPYLQDGDEVTLTAWAPGPEGARIGLGEVTGRILPAG is encoded by the coding sequence ATGCCCGAGCAGAGCCCGTTCGACCTGGCGGAAGGCGATCCCTTCGGCCCGCACAACCTCCCCTACGGCGTCTTCAGCACCGCCGACGCGCCCGACCGGCGCCGTCTCGGCGTCCGCTACGGCAACCAGGTCCTCGATCTGAGCGCCCTGCCGAGCGCGCTGCCCGCCGCCATCCATCCGCACGCCGAACTGCTCGCGGCGCCGACCCTCAACCCGCTGCTGGCCGCCGGCCGTCCCGTCTGGCAGCAGATCCGCGCGGCCGTCCACACCGCCGTGACCGACCCCGCGCACCACGACGAAGTGGCGCCGCTGTTCCACCCGCTGGACGGGGTCACGCTGCACCTCCCCTTCGAGGTCGCCGACTACGTCGACTTCTACGCCAGCGAGCACCACGCCACCAACGTCGGCCGGATCTTCCGCCCGAACGACGCGGCGCTGACCCCCAACTGGAAGCATCTGCCGATCGGTTACCACGGCCGGGCGGGCACCGTGGTCGTCACCGGCACCCCGGTCGTCCGGCCGCACGGCCAGCGCAAGGCCCCCGCGGACGAGGCCCCCTCCTTCGGCCCGTCCGTCCGCCTCGACATCGAGGCCGAGGTCGGCTTTGTCGTCGGTGCGCCCTCCACGCTCCACGAGCCCGTGGCCCAGGGTGCCTTCCGCGACCATGTCTTCGGCGTCTGCCTCCTCAACGACTGGTCCGCGCGCGACATCCAGGCCTGGGAGTACGTGCCGCTCGGCCCCTTCCTCGGCAAGTCCTTCGCCACCTCCGTCTCCGCCTGGATCACCCCGCTCGACGCCCTCGACGAGGCCCGTACACCGCCGCCCGCCCGGGACTTCCCGCTGCTGCCCTACCTCGACGACGCGGACGCGGAGCCGGGCGGCATCGACATCCGTATCGAGGTGCGCATCAACGGCGAGACGGTCTCCCGGCCGCCGTTCTCCGCCATGTACTGGACGGCCGCACAGCAGCTCGCCCATATGACCGTCAACGGCGCCTCGCTGCGCACCGGCGATCTGTTCGCCTCCGGCACCGTCTCCGGGCCCGACCCCGACCAGCTCGGCTGCCTGCTGGAACTCACCCAGGGCAAGGGCCCCTACCTCCAGGACGGCGACGAGGTCACCCTCACCGCCTGGGCACCCGGCCCCGAAGGCGCCCGGATCGGCCTGGGCGAGGTCACCGGCCGCATCCTGCCCGCGGGATGA
- the nuoL gene encoding NADH-quinone oxidoreductase subunit L translates to MENLIALLVAAPLVGAALLLCGGTRLDRTGHLIGTLFSVASFAVGVVLFADMLGRGAEDRALHQHLFSWIPVGGFQADIAFQLDQLSMTFVLLITGVGSLIHIYSIGYMEHDERRRRFFGYLNLFLAAMLLLVLADNYLLLYVGWEGVGLASYLLIGFWQHKPSAATAAKKAFLVNRVGDMGLSIAIMLMFTTFGTFAFGPVLAATGDTSEGKLTALGLMLLLAACGKSAQVPLQSWLGDAMEGPTPVSALIHAATMVTAGVYLITRSGAIFNAAPTAQLAVVVVGAVTLLFGAIVGCAKDDIKKALAGSTMSQIGYMILAAGLGPIGYAFAIMHLVTHGFFKAGLFLGAGSVMHGMNDEVDMRRYGGLRKYMPVTFITFGLGYLAIIGFPGLSGFFSKDKIIEAAFARGGTEGWILGGAALLGAAITAFYMTRVMLMTFFGEKRWDPSEVHPHESPKVMTLPMVVLAIGSVFAGGLFSVNEAFVKWLEPVTSFAHGHSPLSATTVTASTIVVLLIGVGIAWAMYGRKPVPALAPRGSLLTRAARRDLLQDDFNHIVFVRGGEELTGTLVQVDRSLVDGAVNGTAASMGGLSGLLRRLQTGFVRSYAVQMLGGAAVLVAATLLMRGV, encoded by the coding sequence GTGGAGAACTTGATCGCGCTGCTTGTCGCGGCACCGCTGGTCGGTGCGGCCCTGCTGCTGTGCGGCGGCACCCGACTCGACCGCACCGGCCACTTGATCGGCACGCTGTTCTCGGTGGCGTCGTTCGCCGTCGGGGTGGTGCTCTTCGCCGACATGCTCGGCCGGGGCGCCGAGGACCGTGCCCTGCATCAGCACCTGTTCAGCTGGATCCCGGTGGGCGGCTTCCAGGCCGACATCGCCTTCCAGCTCGACCAGCTGTCCATGACGTTCGTCCTGCTGATCACCGGTGTCGGCTCGCTGATCCACATCTATTCGATCGGCTATATGGAGCACGACGAGCGGCGCCGCCGCTTCTTCGGCTACCTCAATCTCTTCCTCGCGGCGATGCTGCTGCTCGTCCTGGCCGACAACTACCTCCTGCTGTACGTCGGCTGGGAGGGCGTCGGCCTCGCCTCGTACCTGCTCATCGGGTTCTGGCAGCACAAGCCGAGCGCGGCCACCGCCGCCAAGAAGGCGTTCCTGGTCAACCGCGTCGGCGACATGGGCCTGTCCATCGCCATCATGCTGATGTTCACGACGTTCGGGACCTTCGCCTTCGGCCCGGTGCTCGCCGCGACCGGTGACACCTCCGAGGGCAAGCTGACCGCCCTCGGGCTGATGCTGCTGCTGGCCGCCTGCGGCAAGTCGGCGCAGGTACCGCTGCAGTCCTGGCTCGGCGACGCGATGGAGGGCCCGACCCCGGTCTCCGCCCTGATCCACGCCGCCACGATGGTCACCGCAGGGGTGTATCTGATCACCCGCTCCGGGGCGATCTTCAATGCCGCCCCGACCGCCCAGCTGGCGGTCGTCGTGGTGGGTGCGGTCACCCTCCTCTTCGGTGCGATCGTCGGTTGCGCCAAGGACGACATCAAGAAGGCGCTGGCCGGTTCGACGATGTCGCAGATCGGCTACATGATCCTGGCCGCCGGCCTCGGCCCGATCGGCTACGCCTTCGCGATCATGCACCTGGTCACCCACGGCTTCTTCAAGGCGGGCCTCTTCCTCGGCGCCGGTTCCGTGATGCACGGGATGAACGACGAGGTGGACATGCGCCGTTACGGCGGTCTGCGGAAGTACATGCCGGTCACCTTCATCACCTTCGGCCTCGGCTATCTGGCGATCATCGGCTTCCCCGGTCTGTCCGGCTTCTTCTCCAAGGACAAGATCATCGAGGCGGCGTTCGCCCGGGGTGGCACCGAGGGCTGGATCCTCGGCGGCGCGGCCCTGCTGGGAGCCGCGATCACCGCCTTCTACATGACGCGGGTGATGCTGATGACGTTCTTCGGCGAGAAGCGCTGGGACCCCAGCGAGGTGCATCCGCACGAGTCGCCGAAGGTCATGACGCTCCCGATGGTCGTGCTGGCCATCGGATCGGTCTTCGCGGGCGGGCTGTTCAGCGTCAACGAGGCCTTTGTGAAGTGGCTGGAGCCGGTCACCTCGTTCGCGCACGGCCACTCCCCGCTCAGCGCCACCACGGTCACCGCCTCGACGATCGTGGTGCTGCTCATCGGGGTCGGCATCGCCTGGGCGATGTACGGCCGCAAGCCCGTCCCGGCGCTCGCCCCGCGCGGCTCGCTGCTGACCCGGGCCGCCCGCCGCGATCTGCTCCAGGACGACTTCAACCACATCGTCTTCGTGCGCGGCGGCGAGGAGCTCACCGGCACCCTCGTCCAAGTCGACCGCTCCCTCGTGGACGGTGCGGTCAACGGCACGGCGGCGTCGATGGGCGGACTCTCCGGCCTGCTGCGCCGGTTGCAGACCGGGTTCGTCCGTTCGTACGCGGTCCAGATGCTGGGCGGGGCCGCCGTTCTCGTCGCCGCGACCCTGCTGATGAGGGGTGTCTGA
- the nuoK gene encoding NADH-quinone oxidoreductase subunit NuoK, with amino-acid sequence MNPVYYLYLAALLFTVGAAGVLIRRNAIVVFMCIELMLNACNLAFVTFSRMHGNLDGQIIAFFTMVVAAAEVVVGLAIIVSIFRTRHTASVDDASLMKL; translated from the coding sequence ATGAACCCGGTCTACTACCTCTATCTCGCCGCCCTGTTGTTCACCGTCGGCGCGGCCGGAGTGCTGATCAGGCGGAACGCCATCGTGGTGTTCATGTGCATCGAGCTGATGCTCAACGCCTGCAATCTCGCCTTCGTCACCTTCTCGCGGATGCACGGGAATCTGGACGGCCAGATCATCGCCTTCTTCACGATGGTCGTCGCCGCGGCCGAGGTCGTGGTCGGTCTGGCCATCATCGTGTCGATCTTCCGCACCCGTCATACGGCCTCGGTCGACGACGCCAGCCTGATGAAGCTGTAA
- a CDS encoding NADH-quinone oxidoreductase subunit J, protein MTGLAAAASMTSTGEAVQFWILGSVAVIGALCTILMKRAVHSALSLAGTMIVLAVFYLANGAYFLGVVQIVVYTGAIMMLFLFVVMLVGVTAADSLKETLKGQRWLAAGVGLGFGILLIAGIGNASLKEFNGLGEANAGGNVQGLAALIFTKYVFAFEATGALLITAAVGAMVLTHRERTERAKTQREQSEARIREGKQVPPLPAPGVYARHNAVDIPGLLPDGTVSELSVNPTLRERGQIRDVSGASLAELKALERRSEDWLGRGSEDEPGPPSSGGAAPKEHKEGAKK, encoded by the coding sequence ATGACCGGCCTCGCCGCCGCGGCCTCCATGACCTCCACGGGGGAGGCCGTGCAGTTCTGGATCCTGGGCAGCGTCGCCGTCATCGGCGCGCTGTGCACGATCCTGATGAAGCGCGCCGTGCACAGCGCCCTCTCGCTCGCCGGGACCATGATCGTCCTGGCGGTCTTCTACCTCGCCAACGGCGCGTACTTCCTCGGCGTCGTCCAGATCGTCGTCTACACGGGCGCGATCATGATGCTGTTCCTGTTCGTCGTCATGCTGGTCGGTGTCACCGCCGCGGACTCCCTCAAGGAGACCCTCAAGGGCCAGCGCTGGCTCGCCGCCGGGGTGGGCCTCGGCTTCGGCATCCTGCTGATCGCCGGTATCGGCAACGCCTCGCTCAAGGAGTTCAACGGCCTGGGCGAGGCCAACGCCGGCGGCAATGTGCAGGGCCTGGCGGCGCTCATCTTCACCAAGTACGTCTTCGCCTTCGAAGCCACCGGCGCACTGCTGATCACGGCGGCCGTCGGCGCCATGGTGCTCACCCACCGGGAGCGCACGGAGCGCGCCAAGACGCAGCGTGAGCAGTCCGAGGCCCGGATCCGCGAGGGCAAGCAGGTACCGCCGCTGCCCGCCCCCGGTGTCTACGCCCGGCACAACGCCGTCGACATTCCGGGGCTGCTGCCCGACGGCACCGTCTCCGAGCTCAGCGTCAACCCGACGCTGCGGGAACGGGGCCAGATCCGCGATGTCTCCGGTGCCTCGCTCGCCGAGCTGAAGGCGCTGGAGCGGCGCTCCGAGGACTGGCTGGGCCGCGGCTCCGAGGACGAGCCCGGCCCGCCGTCGTCCGGCGGCGCGGCACCGAAGGAGCACAAGGAGGGGGCCAAGAAATGA